Proteins encoded by one window of Tunturibacter psychrotolerans:
- a CDS encoding malectin domain-containing carbohydrate-binding protein, with protein MAAGGTIFESEHALGDDLELERAELDWLLTSGVLGRSANIARVLKYVCEERFGGRADQIKEYNIAVEALGRRPSFDPQTDTIVRVTVHSLRKRLNDIYQTAGASRPFRVVMPPGHYVPIFVPAKTPAPENHPPEAEHLVESVQSPPAQSPIFTSPVELEYHPGNRGRVGLWIGVALVAIVCFTMWTLRTRLPKMQEPVVGAATSAPSGPPPDQIRALMGVDRKPYTDRSGLTWSFARYCEGGTNTQLSNLRVGGTEDPYLYQSGVRGIAHCIFPVKQGTYEIHLHFAEASDLEAATRPATFSINAGPHIGFDVVSEAGGDGIATSTIVTGVTPENDGAIHLDYISEVSLLNAVEILPESSGKQVLVRLLAGPASMLDSNKQFWLSDRYFSGGRRGQTPQQARLADLGMYAFDRIGRFRYNIPAVPFAKYRLRLYFREPWFGRENGGIGGLGSRVFDVACNGSMLLKDFDILREGGSAPVVKTFEGIQASADGRIELSFLPVVNYAVVNAIEVIPED; from the coding sequence GTGGCAGCAGGTGGAACCATCTTCGAATCGGAGCATGCGCTCGGCGATGATTTAGAACTCGAGCGTGCGGAACTGGACTGGCTTTTGACTTCTGGCGTCCTTGGCCGCTCGGCGAACATCGCGCGTGTGCTGAAGTACGTCTGCGAAGAGCGCTTTGGTGGCAGAGCCGACCAAATCAAGGAATACAACATCGCAGTAGAAGCATTGGGCCGCCGGCCGAGTTTCGACCCACAGACCGACACAATCGTGCGGGTCACGGTTCATTCGCTTAGAAAACGACTCAACGATATTTACCAGACAGCAGGTGCTTCGCGGCCATTCCGAGTCGTCATGCCTCCGGGACACTACGTACCGATCTTCGTTCCCGCAAAAACACCTGCCCCAGAAAACCACCCGCCAGAAGCGGAACATTTGGTTGAAAGCGTTCAATCACCGCCTGCGCAGTCCCCAATTTTCACCTCGCCGGTCGAGCTCGAATATCACCCGGGAAACCGCGGAAGGGTCGGCCTGTGGATTGGAGTGGCTCTCGTCGCCATCGTCTGCTTTACGATGTGGACCTTGCGCACGCGCCTCCCGAAAATGCAGGAGCCGGTCGTGGGTGCAGCAACCTCGGCACCTTCTGGCCCTCCGCCGGATCAGATCCGCGCCCTGATGGGAGTAGATCGAAAACCCTATACAGATCGCTCGGGCTTAACCTGGTCTTTTGCGCGGTACTGCGAGGGTGGAACAAACACCCAGTTGTCGAATCTGCGAGTTGGCGGCACCGAAGATCCGTACCTTTACCAGAGCGGAGTGCGTGGAATCGCGCATTGCATCTTCCCGGTCAAACAGGGCACGTATGAGATTCATCTTCATTTCGCCGAAGCTTCGGACCTTGAAGCGGCAACCCGGCCCGCCACTTTTTCGATCAATGCTGGACCGCACATCGGCTTCGACGTCGTGAGCGAAGCAGGTGGCGACGGCATCGCAACCTCCACTATCGTGACCGGGGTGACACCAGAGAATGACGGGGCGATCCATCTCGACTACATCAGTGAAGTGTCGCTCCTGAACGCAGTCGAAATCCTGCCTGAGTCTTCCGGCAAGCAGGTCCTGGTGCGGCTCTTGGCCGGCCCGGCCTCAATGCTTGATAGCAATAAACAGTTCTGGCTCTCCGATCGATACTTCAGTGGGGGACGGCGTGGACAGACTCCCCAACAGGCGCGGCTTGCGGATCTCGGAATGTACGCATTCGACCGCATCGGCCGATTCCGCTACAACATACCGGCGGTACCGTTCGCAAAATATCGACTACGGCTGTACTTCCGAGAGCCATGGTTTGGCCGCGAGAACGGCGGCATCGGCGGATTAGGCAGCAGAGTCTTCGACGTAGCGTGTAACGGAAGCATGCTGCTCAAAGACTTCGACATTCTCCGCGAAGGCGGCTCAGCGCCGGTCGTGAAGACTTTCGAAGGCATACAGGCGAGCGCTGACGGCAGGATCGAGCTATCCTTCCTGCCCGTTGTGAACTACGCGGTTGTCAACGCGATCGAAGTGATTCCCGAAGATTAG